DNA sequence from the Pyxidicoccus xibeiensis genome:
ATGAAGCGCACCGCCGTACCCCTGAAGACGGTGGAGGCGGGCCACGGGTTCGAGGATGTTCGCAAGCTGAAGCCGGTCCTGAAGGACGTCCGCGTCGTCGCGCTGGGCGAGGCGACGCACGGCACGCGCGAGTTCTTCCAGCTCAAGCACCGCATGCTGGAGTTCCTGGCCACGGAGCTGGGCTTCACCGTGTTCGCCATCGAGGCGAACTTCACCGAGGCGCGCGCCGTCAACGAGTACGTCCTCACCGGCAAGGGCGACCCCGCACAGGTGCTGGCCGGCCTCTACTTCTGGACGTGGAACACCGAGGAGGTGCTGGAGCTCATCCGCTGGATGCGCCGCTACAACGAGGACCCCGCGCACAAGAAGAAGCTGAAGTTCTACGGCGTGGACATGCAGGTCCCCCGGGTCTCCACCGCCAAGGTGCTGGAGTACCTGGCGCAGGTGGACGCCGACCACGCCGCGCAGGTGAAGGAGCCCCTGACACCCCTCACCACCGCCAACCCCTGGGCCCTTCCGCCGGAGCAACAGCAGACGGCGCTGGCCACGCTGCGGGAGGTGGCGAAGCGCTTCGATGCACGGCGCGCGGACTACACGCGCCGCTCCGGGAAGCAGGCCTGGGCGCTGGCGCGGCAGGACCTCACCATCTCGCTCCAGGCCACGGAGAAGATGACGGCCGAGGCCAACTACGAGCAGCGGGACCGCGCCATGGCCGAAAACCTGCGCTGGATTCTGGAGCACGAAGGCCCGGGCACGAAGGCGGTGCTGTGGGCGCACAACGGCCACGTGTCGCGGGGCCCGGGCGAGTGGTTGGACCGCCCCATGGGCCGGCACCTCGCAGACACCTTCGGCAAGGGCCTCTATGTCTTTGGCTTCGCCTTCAACCAGGGCGCGTTCCAGGCCATGAACATGTCGAGCGCCGCCGCGCCCGAGCGAAGAGGCGTGGTGGAGTTCACCGCTTCCCCTGCGCCCGAGGACAGCCTGGACGCGGCGCTCACGAGCACGGGCCTGCCGGTGTTCGCGCTCGACCTGCGCGCGGTGCCGGCCTCCGGCCCCGTGAGGGAGTGGTGGAAGCGCGCCCACCGGTCCAGAGACGTCGGCTCCGTCTACTCGGACGAGGGCTACCCGCTCGCCAGCATCCACGCCTTGCAGCTCTATGACGGCCTGCTGTTCGTGGAGCGCACCACCCGCGCTCGCCCCAACCCCATGCTGCCCCCTCCGCCCGCCAGCGAGGCCGAGGCGAAGCAGCGCCAGGGCGCGACACCATAGCGCCCGCCGTCAGCGGCCGGGCACCAGCGTCCGGTACACCGCGAGCACCTCGCTCGCGTACCGCTCCCGGGAGTACCGCCGCACGGCGGTGCTCCGCGCCGCCTCGCCCAGCCGCGTCCGCAGCGCGCCGTCTTCCAGCAGCGTGCGCAGCGCCACCACCAGGGCGTCCATGTCTCCTGGAGGCACGGCCAGCGCGTCCACGCCGTCGGTGAGCCCCTCCGCCGCGCCGCTCGCCCGGGAGACGATGGCCGGCCGCCCGCACGCCAGCGCCTCGGCGATGGTGAGGCCGAAGGGCTCTCTCCGCGTGCTCGCGTGTACGAACACGTCCAGGGCGCGGTACACGGACGCGGGCTCCGGCTGGAATGGCACCAGGCCCGCGCGGCCGGTAAGGCCCCGCGAGGCGATGAGCCGCCGCAGCTCGTCCTCGGAGAACTGCGAGCCGGGCGTCCGGTACAGCGGCGCCCCCACCAGGTAGAAGCGCACGGGCAGGGTGGGGTGCAGGCGCACCAGCTCCGCGGCCGCCTCCAGGAAGACGTCATGCCCCTTCCAGCGCGCGTACGTGGCGATGAGCCCCACGCGCAGCGTGCCCTCGGGCGCGGGAGCCAGCCCCGCCAGCGCATCCAGGCGCGCACCGTCCCCGGGGCCCGGAGAGAAGCGCTCCACGTCCACGCCGTTGTAGACGACGTGCACCGGCACCCGGCCCAGCACCTGCCGCGTGTCCTCGCCCACCGCGCGCGAGTTGGCGATGGCCGCCGAGGCCAGCGGGGCCAGCGTCCCCAGCGCGCGGCGCACCAGCGGGCGCTCGCCGAGGAAGTCATGGATGTGCCACACCCGCTTCAGCGGCAGTCCCACCGTGAAGGGACTGAGCAGGTGCGTCTTGATGCCGTTGGAGTGCAGAAGGTCCGGGCCGATGGAGGCCACCTCCCGGCGCAGGGTGCGGCCGTAGTCCACCAGCAGCGCCGGTGTGGGTGCCAGGCTGCGCGCGAAGCGCAACGCCTCTACGGGCCCCCGTCCACGCAGGGCGCTGTCACCCAGCGCGGACAGGCGCTCCGGCAGGGGCTGCAGCCGCGCGTCCACCCCCAGCGCACGCGCCTCGTCCAGCAGCGGCCCGGCCGTCCCCGCGAGCAGGTGGAGCGACAGCCCCGCCTCCTGCTGCTTCAGGCACGCCATCAGGTCCAGCAGCGCGCGCTCGGCGCCGCCGAGGATGCCCACCGGGTTGAGGAAGAGGATGCGCACGGCGGGACAGACCGAAGCAAACCCCCTTCATGGGGTCAAGGCGGACCAGGGGCTCACACTGATAAATCGCGTGAGACACGTGAAACACGGAAGTGCGCATGGCTGGAGAGAAGGCAGGCGACCCGGAGAAACTTTTTTTGCGACTTCCAGTGACATCCCTCGTTGCCCTTTGAATGCGTGCGGGCTGAGCAGAGGGGCAAGGGGTCAGGTGCGACCCTTGCCTGGCTGGGATGGCCTCCGCACGCGGGGACGGGCCATGATGAACGCAGAGATGAGCAACCTCCGTAAGTGCCCCCGCTGCGGGACGGCCCACTCCGCGGGTGTCACCCTGTGTCCACGCGAGCTGGCCCCGCCCGTGGCCCCCAGTCCCTATGAAGATGAAGAGGTCGAGGCCACCGTCCGGCGAAAGACTCCGGCGGACCCTGCCGCGGCCCGTCCGCTGGTGCTGGTGCAGGGCGCTCCCGCGGCCTTCGAGGGTGACGAGTCCGACTGGGAGAAGTCCGTCTCGCGCGACGTGATGGTGGGCCGGCAGCTCGGCGACTACGTGGTGAAGCGCCGCATCGGCGCGGGCGGCATGGGCATCGTCTACGAGGGCGAGCACCCGGTCATCGGCCGCAAGGTGGCCATCAAGATCCTCCGCCCGGACTTCGCCGAGGGTGGGCGCGCGCGGGACCTGGCCACGGAGGCGCGCGCGGCGGCGGCCATCCGCCACCGCGGCATCATCGACATCTTCGGCTTCGGCACCATCCCCAGCGTGGGGCAGTACCTGGTGATGGAGTACCTGGACGGCGCCCCGCTGGATGAAGTCATCCACCAGCGCTCGCCCATGATGGAGGTGGAGGTCGTCACGGTGCTGGACGACCTGCTGAGCGCGCTGGGCGCGGCCCATGCGGCCGGCGTCATCCACCGCGACCTCAAGCCGGGCAACATCTACCTGGTGCGCGACGGCAGCGGCAACGAGTACGTGAAGGTGCTCGACTTCGGCCTGGCCAAGCGCAGCGAGGCGCCGAACAGCAGCACGCCGCAGACGCGCGCCAGCATGATGGTGGGCACTCCCGAGTACATGGCGCCGGAGCAGGCGTGTGGCCAGGAGGTGGGCCCGCACACGGACCTGTACGCGGTGGGCGTCATCGCCTTCGAGATGCTGACGCGGCGGCTGCCCTTCGAGGGCCCGTCGCCCATGGCCATCGCCGTGCACCACGTGCGCACGCCGCCGCCGTCGCCCTCCGCCTACGTGGAGCTGCACCCGGAGCTGGAGTCGCTGGTGATGCGGCTGCTGGCGAAGACGCCCGAGGAGCGCCCCTCCTCCGCGGAGGCCGTGCGCCGCGAGCTGAAGGTCATCCTCAAGAAGCTCAACAGCGACGCGACCCAGCTGTCCGCGCCGCCGAGGGTGAGCGCGCCGTCCACCGTCTCCCAGGAGGCCGTCGCCATCCCGGCGCCGCCCCCGCGCGCGCGCACCGACCGTCAGCCGCCGCAGCCCGCGCGCCGCTCCGGGCGTCCGCCGTCGGGGAAGGGCACGCCCGTGCCGGGTGCGCCCCGCCGTCCCACGCCGCCCGCCTCGCTGTCCACCCTGGCCGAGGAGGTCCAGTCCGTGGACTCGACCGCCAGGGACCTGGAGGCCATCCGCCCGGGCCGCCCGCGCGCCGTCATGGCCGCGGTGGGCGCCGCCCTGGCGCTGGCCGTGCTCGGCGGAGGCTGGGCGCTGATGTCCCGGGGCGGGGCCACTCCCGCTCCCATGCCGAGGCCGCTCCAGGCAGGCGCCGTCGCCGAGACGATGCCGCTGCGCGACGTGCCGCCTCCCACCGAGCCTGCCGAGCCTGCCGAGCCTGCCGAGCCCGCTGCGGTGCCAGCGCCGCGCGACCTCGAGGTGCCGTCGTCTCCGACGGCGGAGGCGCGCACCGCGGGCACCATCGACACGCCCCCGCAGGAGGACGTGCGCACGGTGAGCGGGCAGAAGCCCCTGCTGGCCGCCACCATCCTGGCGAAGGACACGCAGGCGGAGCGCACCCTGGAAGAGGAGGGCACCCGCTCCACGCGCAAGGGGACGCGCCTCGCCAGCGTCACGCGCGAGGGCCGCAACGCGGCAGCGCGCGTGGGCACCGGCCGCGACGAGCCGGCCGTCCGCGAGGAGCCGCCTGCTCGCGAGGGGCTGTCGCGGGTGCCGGCGCGCCGTGAGCCGAACTCGACCGAGCCCGCGCCCGCGGGCATGGGCATCCTGAAGCTCAAGGTGACGGGCTACTTCCGCCACGCCATCATCGGCGGCACGCGCTTCGGGCGGCACCACGAGTTCAACGTGCCGGCGGGCGTCCACAAGGTCGAGCTGGGCGGCAATGACCTCCTGAAGCCCTACAGCAGCAACGTCATCATCGTCGCGGGTGACACGACGGAGCACCACGTGACGCTCGAGCCAATCGAGTGAACCCCGCACCGAGAATCCGAGTCCGATGAGGCTGAGTGTCCTGTCGTGTGTCGTGTGGCTGCTGCCAGTGGCCGCCCTGGCGCAGTCGCGTGGTGTCGCGCTGTATGAGCGGGGCGAGTACGTCAAGGCGCGCCGCTCGCTGGAGACCGAGCTGCGCTCCCAGAAGCTGGGCGAGCGGGAGCGCGCCACCGCGCGCCTGTACCTGGCCGCGTCCCTCCACGAGCTGGGCCTGGCGTCCGAGACGTGGACCCAGCTGGAGGAGCTGGCGCGCAACCACCCGGACCAGCCGGTGAACCCGGCCCTCTTCCCGCCGGAGTTCGTGGCGCTGGCCGGCGAGGCCCGCAGGCAGGTGGAGGCCGAGCGGGCGCCTCCTCCTCCCGTCGAGACGAAGCCCCCGGAGCCGCCGCAGGTGACTCCCTGGGAGACGCCGGCGGAGCCGGAGGAGCCCGAGGCGCCGGCCGCGTCGGGGCGCTCGCGGCTGCTGCCGGAGGTGTTCGGCTTCATGGACCCGGTGGGCAAGTCGGTGGGCGTGGGCGGCGGGCTGACGTACGGCAGCGGCTCGTTCGAGGTGGGCGCGCGCGCGCTGCTGGGCACCCAGGTGGGTGCGGGGCTCCAGGTGGGCCTCGTGCTGGGGGACGGCGCGTTCCGGCCGCACCTGGCGCTGCGGGGCACGGCCGTCCCCGGGCTGTCCGCGTACGGCGGCGGGCCGGTGGTGGGGGCCCGCTTCGCGCTCGGCAGCCTCACGGCGCTCGTGGACGTGGGCGCCGAGCTCTTCAAGGTGTCCGACGCGGGCTATCGCTCGTTCGCGATGACCGCGTCCGCGGGTGTTGGCTTCGACCTGTTGTCTCCGTGAAGGAAGGGATGTCCGTGCACCAGCGCTTCCTCCGTGGCGCCCTCGTGGCTGCCTTGTTCACCCCGCTCGCGCTCCTGCCGGCGCCGGTCTCGGCGCAGCTGCCGACGTGGGACCCCACTCCCACCATTGCCTGGAACACCTACGTAGGCGGTGGACCCCTGCGGGACGGCGGCACCACGGTGAACGTCCACGACCGCATCGAGGCCGTGGCAATCGGGCCGGATGGCGACGTCTACGTGACGGGCTGGACGGACGCGCTCTCGTTCCCCGCGGCGCCGGACGCGGGCCTGCCCCAGGCCACGAGCCGGAAGGACGTCTTCGTCGCCCGCTATGCGGGAGACGGGACGACGCTGCGCTGGGCCCGGGTCTTCGGCGGCGATGGGGACGACAGCGCCACGGGTGTGACGGTGACGAATACCGGAGTGGTGTTCGTCGTGGGCAGGACCGAGTCGGACGTCATCCAGGTGGCCCCGGGAGTGGAGGCCCCTCGCACCACGACGAGCTACGGCCGCAAGATGAACACGGATGGCTTCCTCGCGCGGCTGGAGCCGAACGGCACGGTGGACTACTTCATGTACCTGGGGAGCGCCCTGTACGACGAGGCCCGGGCCATCACCCTGAGTCCGGACCAGCGCCTGGCCTACGTCACGGGCATGACGGGCCGGAATGACGGAGCCGCCTCCTCCTTGGCCAGCGAGTTCCCGCCGAACAACATCCAGAGCAACGAGCGGTCTGGTGGCTACGAGGCATTCGTTTCCCAGATCAACGTTGCCTCGCAGGGCGACGCGGTGGTCCAGTGGACCCGCATCTTCCGCAGCACCCGGGACGACATCGCGCACTCGGTGTCCACGCAGGGAGACACGGTCTTCGTCGGCGGTGTTGCCGGGGCCGAGCTCATCTCCAACCCCGCGCCCACCTGGGTCCGCACCACCTACGCAGGGGGCAGCGAGGGGTTCGTGGCCCGGCTCCAGAGCGATGGCAGCGTCTACTGGCTGTTCTACCTGGGCGACGGGGGAGAGGACGACGTGCGGTCCGTGCTGGCCCGGCCCGGCGGGGACGCCGGGGTGGCTGTCGTGGGCAACACCAGTTCCTTGAGTCCCCTGCCGGACGCGGGCACGGATGTCATCGTGCTCCGGCTGAATGGCGAAGGCTTCCTGGGCTCCCTGGTCCTCCGCGTGAACACGTCCATCGAAGGCAGCGAGCGGACCGAAGGTCACTCCGCCATGGACCCGTACGGCAACGTCTATCTCGGCGGCTGGACGACCTCGTCGAGCCTCGCAATCAGCGCCTTCGACTCCACCTTCGGCGCGCCCAGGGACGGGTTCGTCGCCATGGTGAACTCGGCGGTGACGGAAGTCGTCCTGGCCTCCTACGTAGGTGGAGCCACCTCGCCCGAAGAGGCGGTGCAGTGCGTCGCCGCCGGCCCGGGAGGCCAGGTGGTCTTCGGTGGCTACTCCAGCGCGGCTGGCTGGTTCCCCTCGGATGCCGGTGTGGACCTGACGGCCAATGCCGGCACGGACGGCATCCTCCTCCGGATGCGGGTGGATGACACCGCGCCCACCGCGGGCTCCGTCTCCGTGCAGCGCTTGAATGGGAGGCTCATCGCGTCGTGGAAGGGCTTCAAGGACGATGAGAGCCCCCTGACGTACGAGTGGGGCGTTGGGAAGCAGTGGGGTCAGGCCGGGCCAGAGGGCTTCACGTTCGTGGGCGAGCAGACGACCGTCGACCTCACCGACTTCCCGCTCCCGGACCCGACCCCGTACCTCGTCACCGTGCGGGCCACCAATGCCGCAGGGCTGTTCGTCGTCCAGTCATCGGTGCCCTTCGACCCACCGGCAATGTCCGATGCCGGCTCGGATGGCGGCACGTCGGACGGAGGCTCGGACGGTGGTACCTCCGATGGTGGCGTGGACGCGGGCACGGGTGACGGGGGGACTGGCGATGGCGAGGGTGACGAGCTCTCCCCTCTGGGCTGGTCCTGTGCTTCTACCGGAGGCTCCGGTGCGCTGGCCTTCATGGCGCTGGTGATGCTCGCGCTGGTGGCGATGCGCCGCGGGTGGCCGGCTGAAGCCCGCCAACGCGGGCCTGGCTCGCACCGCTGACGCGCCGTTGCGTCGCGGGAGGTGACGGCGCTCGCGACGGGTGACGTGTGAGACCTGTTGCACACCCGGGCACTCGCTTCGAGACGCCGTGGTGGGTGAAGCTGAAGGAGCTGGAGAAGCAGAAGCGCTGAAGCGGCGCTTCACGTCCGCGCGTCGCCGAGCAGCCGGAGGTATGCCTCCAGCACGGTGCGAGCGTGCGCGGCCCAGGTGAAGCGCGCGGCACGGGCCAGGCGGGCCTCGCGTGGAGGGGGCGGCTGGCGTCCGGTGAGCAGCGAGTCCAAGGTTTCCACCCACGTGGGCACGTCTCCCACGGGGCAGTAGGTGCAGCCGTCCTCGCCCACCTCGCGCACCACGGGCAGGTCGCTGGCCACCACGGGAGCGCCACAGGCCAGGGCCTCGATGACGGGGAGCCCGAAGCCCTCCGCGTCACTCGTCACCAGGACGGCGCTTGCGCGGCGGTACAGGCCCGACAGCGTGGGGCGCTCCTGACGGGGCGGCTGGAGCAGCGCGGGGCCGATGCCGAGCGCCTCCACCTGCGCGCGCTGGGCCGCATTCAGTGTGCCGCCCTGCTGCACCAGTTGCAGGTCCGGGTGGCGCTCTCGCAGCGCCGCGAAGATGGCGAAGAGCACGTCCAGCCGCTTGCGGGGAATCGCGCTGCCCACGTGCAGGAGGTAGGGCCGGCCGCCCAGCGGGGCGAGCACGTCCTCGCTCCGGTCACCCGGCGCTGGCTCCGGGCGGTACTCCGGGGACACGCCGTAGGGCGCCCAGACGAGGCGGGCCGGGTCCACCACGCCGCGCGCGAGCAGCTCCGAGCGCACCGCCTGGGTGCTGTGGAAGACGAGGGCCGCACGCTCCAGGCCCGCGAGCTGGGCGCGGGCCATGAGGCGGAACCAGGCCGGGCGCGGCTCGCGCTGGGGCTCCAGCACGGAGCGGAAGGCGTCCAGGTCGTGGCAGTAGACGCCCGTGCGTTCGGCCGGCAGTGCGTGCACGAGCTGCGCGTAGGTGTGGTCCACCACGTGGAAGGCGTCATGGCGGCCGCGGGCGCGCAGCGCGTGGCCGGGGTACAGCCCGAAGCGGGTGAGGAGGCGGTCCACGTTGAAGGCCGCGTTGCGAGCCCCCAGGCGCGGCAGACGGCGCGCTACGGATGGCATCGCCGGGCGCACGGCCTCGGCGGATACCTCGGTGGGGAAGGCGGCCAGTCCGTCCAGGAGCGCCTCGCCCACCAGGTCCATGCTGGGCCAGCCCTCCTCGCGCGGGTCCATCAGCAGCGCCAGCCGGGGGGGCGAAGCGCGCGTGGGGCTCCGGCTCATGAAGCCTCCTCGTCAGGAAGCCCGGGCGAGGCGAGCGGCACGGTGGGAGCACGCGGGCTCATGCAGCTCCGGGTCCCCATGCATTGCACCTGAGTCATGCTCGAAGCCTCGGGACCAGCACTCACCGGGAGCTTCCCTTCATCGGCCCCGGCCGCAGCAGCGTCTCCACCGTGCGCTCCAGTGCGAAGCGCTCGCGGTAGACCTGTGCGGCCCGCTCGCCCAGTGCGGAGCGTGCGCCTGCATCGGCCAGGAGCCGCTCGGTGGCCTCCACCAGCGGCCCGGGTGAAGTGCCCTCGACCAGCGCCACCGCGCCCAGCTCCCGCCACATCGGCTCCGTGAGGTGCCCGGTGTTGGTGACGAGCGGTCGGCCCAGCGCCAGTCCCGCCATGGTGGTGGTGCGCCGCGCGCTCACGCCATCCGGGTAGGGCTGCACCAGCACGTCACACGCCGCCAGGTGCGCCGCCACGTCCTCGGACGCGAGCGAGTCCCGCGTCACCACCCGCCCCGCCACCTCCGGATGCCGCGCCCCCAGCCCTTCCGCGAAGGCACGACTCCCCCGGCCCAGCAAGAGCGCCCGCCGCTCCCCACCCGTCCGGAGCAGCGGCACCAGCACCGCCTCCAGCGGTCCGGCGGTGAGCGCGCCATAGGTGCCGAAGTGTCCCAGCCACGGCCCGGGCCCCAGCGTGGAGCGCACCGCCTCCACGGCACTCCCGGTCACCTCGGAAGGCAGCGTGCTGGGCACGGGCCGCCACTCCGCGAGGCCGCGCACCCGGCTCGGCAGGTGCTCCGCCCAGGCCGGAATGGAGACGAACACGCGGTCCGCCGCGCCAGCCACCAGCCGCAGCATCACCCGCGTGGTGCCGGCGAGCACCTGGTGGCGCAGCGGCGCTCGCGGGCTCCACGGGTACACCACCTCGTGGAAGAACACCCAGCGCTCGTCCCGCCGTCTCGCGGCGAACCACGCGCAGAACGGCACGTTCATCGCCTTCATGCCGAACGCATGCGGCACGTACTGGAGCAGCAGCCGCCGCGGCGCGGGGCACCCGTCCAGCCCGCGTGTCAGGCGCACCAGCCCCGCGGGCGTGAAGAGCCCCGGGATGCGGTGCACGGTGACGCCGTCCTCCGTGCGCACCCCGGCGTCTCCCGGCGCCCAGACGTGGACCTCGCGTCCGGCGTGGGCGAGCGCGAGCGCCACCTGTCGCGTGTAGTCGCTGACGCCGCCGGGCTGGGGCGGGTACTCGCCCGTGAGGACGTGCCAGGCGGGAGCGGTGAGGGAAGGGGGCATGGGGCCGCGACGCCCTCCACCGGGGGTGGAGCTAGGACGCTTCCATGTCGCGGATGGCGAGGAGCTGGAAGGCGTACTGGGGAAACCGCGTGGCGAGGGGCTCGGTGAGGATGGACAGGCGGCTGCCCAGCCGGAGCGGGCGGATGCGCGGCAGCGCGTAGTCGCCCCGCAGCGGCTTCAGCCCGCTCATGCCGGTGACGCGGTAGCCCCGCAGCTCGAAGTCGTAGACCTCCCAGCCGGAGCGGTGCACCTGGTGCACGTTGCTGTCCCACTCGTCCTGGGGAAGGAAGCCGTTGGGCGTGAAGATGATGACGCGCTTGCGCGCCAGCGACTCCATCATCTCCAGCAGCTTGAAGCCGTCCGGCTTCTCGAAGTGCTCGATGACGTCCAGCGCGATGACGGCGTCGAAGCTCTTCGGGCCGAAGCGCTTGCCCGCGTCCATCAGCTCCATCTGGTGGTACTCGCGATGGATGCCGGCCGCGCGGCTGCGCTCGATGCTCGCCGCGTGGCCGTCGATGCCCACCGTGTGCGGGAGCAGGTGCGAGAAGCTGTGCAGCGGCGAGCGAGAGCCGCAGCCGATGTCGAGCACGCTGTCACACGTGCCGACCAGCGCCTCCTTCAGGGTGCGTTGGAAGACCTCGTGCTCGCCGACGAGCACTTCGCGCTTCAGGAACTGGAAGATGTTGCCGCCGGATTGCATGCGCGGCGGACCGTAGCCCCGGGGCTCCATCCCTCGCAACAGCCGCGCGAGCTTCCTGGCGTCCAGGCGCGTCCTGCCCGCATGCCTGTCCACCAGCGTGTCAGGCTCGGACCTGTCCCCCGGGGCAGGCGAGCCAACGGCCTCCGTACCCGGCCCTCACGTTGCTTGTGGGCCTGGGGTCCCCCCGGTACCATTTCGCCCCCTGCTCGTGCCGTGCGCCCCGGGGAGGCTG
Encoded proteins:
- a CDS encoding glycosyltransferase, whose product is MSRSPTRASPPRLALLMDPREEGWPSMDLVGEALLDGLAAFPTEVSAEAVRPAMPSVARRLPRLGARNAAFNVDRLLTRFGLYPGHALRARGRHDAFHVVDHTYAQLVHALPAERTGVYCHDLDAFRSVLEPQREPRPAWFRLMARAQLAGLERAALVFHSTQAVRSELLARGVVDPARLVWAPYGVSPEYRPEPAPGDRSEDVLAPLGGRPYLLHVGSAIPRKRLDVLFAIFAALRERHPDLQLVQQGGTLNAAQRAQVEALGIGPALLQPPRQERPTLSGLYRRASAVLVTSDAEGFGLPVIEALACGAPVVASDLPVVREVGEDGCTYCPVGDVPTWVETLDSLLTGRQPPPPREARLARAARFTWAAHARTVLEAYLRLLGDART
- a CDS encoding class I SAM-dependent methyltransferase, whose product is MQSGGNIFQFLKREVLVGEHEVFQRTLKEALVGTCDSVLDIGCGSRSPLHSFSHLLPHTVGIDGHAASIERSRAAGIHREYHQMELMDAGKRFGPKSFDAVIALDVIEHFEKPDGFKLLEMMESLARKRVIIFTPNGFLPQDEWDSNVHQVHRSGWEVYDFELRGYRVTGMSGLKPLRGDYALPRIRPLRLGSRLSILTEPLATRFPQYAFQLLAIRDMEAS
- a CDS encoding erythromycin esterase family protein, with amino-acid sequence MRIVSLLLLAALTGCSTTPPAPPPPAPAAEAAVPAAPPPTTGLLSGQVLRSNGAPAAGAKVDVLLHDASWDLRRDPLKTTAQAGPDGRFQVGPLAPGTYAVAAFLPEGTIVFARPVGLKADTATPPVELRVGETPFTLKGAVTDEEGRALPGAALRVVKPGMPYDDVSFLPPLPEGRFELRLADGNYSLVASAPGFAPRMQRVAPKPGESVEVRLERVLTPEEQQAAVEWMKRTAVPLKTVEAGHGFEDVRKLKPVLKDVRVVALGEATHGTREFFQLKHRMLEFLATELGFTVFAIEANFTEARAVNEYVLTGKGDPAQVLAGLYFWTWNTEEVLELIRWMRRYNEDPAHKKKLKFYGVDMQVPRVSTAKVLEYLAQVDADHAAQVKEPLTPLTTANPWALPPEQQQTALATLREVAKRFDARRADYTRRSGKQAWALARQDLTISLQATEKMTAEANYEQRDRAMAENLRWILEHEGPGTKAVLWAHNGHVSRGPGEWLDRPMGRHLADTFGKGLYVFGFAFNQGAFQAMNMSSAAAPERRGVVEFTASPAPEDSLDAALTSTGLPVFALDLRAVPASGPVREWWKRAHRSRDVGSVYSDEGYPLASIHALQLYDGLLFVERTTRARPNPMLPPPPASEAEAKQRQGATP
- a CDS encoding glycosyltransferase family 4 protein, whose translation is MPPSLTAPAWHVLTGEYPPQPGGVSDYTRQVALALAHAGREVHVWAPGDAGVRTEDGVTVHRIPGLFTPAGLVRLTRGLDGCPAPRRLLLQYVPHAFGMKAMNVPFCAWFAARRRDERWVFFHEVVYPWSPRAPLRHQVLAGTTRVMLRLVAGAADRVFVSIPAWAEHLPSRVRGLAEWRPVPSTLPSEVTGSAVEAVRSTLGPGPWLGHFGTYGALTAGPLEAVLVPLLRTGGERRALLLGRGSRAFAEGLGARHPEVAGRVVTRDSLASEDVAAHLAACDVLVQPYPDGVSARRTTTMAGLALGRPLVTNTGHLTEPMWRELGAVALVEGTSPGPLVEATERLLADAGARSALGERAAQVYRERFALERTVETLLRPGPMKGSSR
- a CDS encoding serine/threonine protein kinase, whose protein sequence is MSNLRKCPRCGTAHSAGVTLCPRELAPPVAPSPYEDEEVEATVRRKTPADPAAARPLVLVQGAPAAFEGDESDWEKSVSRDVMVGRQLGDYVVKRRIGAGGMGIVYEGEHPVIGRKVAIKILRPDFAEGGRARDLATEARAAAAIRHRGIIDIFGFGTIPSVGQYLVMEYLDGAPLDEVIHQRSPMMEVEVVTVLDDLLSALGAAHAAGVIHRDLKPGNIYLVRDGSGNEYVKVLDFGLAKRSEAPNSSTPQTRASMMVGTPEYMAPEQACGQEVGPHTDLYAVGVIAFEMLTRRLPFEGPSPMAIAVHHVRTPPPSPSAYVELHPELESLVMRLLAKTPEERPSSAEAVRRELKVILKKLNSDATQLSAPPRVSAPSTVSQEAVAIPAPPPRARTDRQPPQPARRSGRPPSGKGTPVPGAPRRPTPPASLSTLAEEVQSVDSTARDLEAIRPGRPRAVMAAVGAALALAVLGGGWALMSRGGATPAPMPRPLQAGAVAETMPLRDVPPPTEPAEPAEPAEPAAVPAPRDLEVPSSPTAEARTAGTIDTPPQEDVRTVSGQKPLLAATILAKDTQAERTLEEEGTRSTRKGTRLASVTREGRNAAARVGTGRDEPAVREEPPAREGLSRVPARREPNSTEPAPAGMGILKLKVTGYFRHAIIGGTRFGRHHEFNVPAGVHKVELGGNDLLKPYSSNVIIVAGDTTEHHVTLEPIE
- a CDS encoding glycosyltransferase family 4 protein, with translation MRILFLNPVGILGGAERALLDLMACLKQQEAGLSLHLLAGTAGPLLDEARALGVDARLQPLPERLSALGDSALRGRGPVEALRFARSLAPTPALLVDYGRTLRREVASIGPDLLHSNGIKTHLLSPFTVGLPLKRVWHIHDFLGERPLVRRALGTLAPLASAAIANSRAVGEDTRQVLGRVPVHVVYNGVDVERFSPGPGDGARLDALAGLAPAPEGTLRVGLIATYARWKGHDVFLEAAAELVRLHPTLPVRFYLVGAPLYRTPGSQFSEDELRRLIASRGLTGRAGLVPFQPEPASVYRALDVFVHASTRREPFGLTIAEALACGRPAIVSRASGAAEGLTDGVDALAVPPGDMDALVVALRTLLEDGALRTRLGEAARSTAVRRYSRERYASEVLAVYRTLVPGR